One Pecten maximus chromosome 7, xPecMax1.1, whole genome shotgun sequence genomic window carries:
- the LOC117330466 gene encoding uncharacterized protein LOC117330466: MPHHCCVPHCTNNSKTKDGYSFHTFPKDPSVAKKWVIAIRRDQGADFDINKETRVCSVHFNADSYHPTTAIHVRKRLRGTAVPSVFQWTVQKPVRRKLSLLMKSPNCGNVESNNTSFPEKHVLESCNNDCDEPLLVDQPFSSEDSLTNVDWAESPDKSKLKETNSVLLHIRNKEKFSILRFCNSDSDIRYYTGFSSYLALHCFFTFLQPACSFLYYVGTDNTSEGTPYIFLNKRGKSRSLSPMEELFVTLVRLRKGLPEKHLGDLYNLSEGHVSKILNTWIAFLDNRLSSLPIWPQRDHVNNTMPAIFKTYFSSTRTIIDCTEIFIEHPSASECQRETFSSYKHHNTAKGLIAIAPSGQITFISPLYSGRCSDKKIIRHCGLLDLIEEGDGVMVDRGFDITTDLENRGAHLIMPAFLSGKDQFTPDQLSQSREIATVRVHVERAVRKIKEFEILRHTVPITLCPMLEKIWNICGHLANFSGSGTLFRQPKDVSTCKE, encoded by the coding sequence ATGCCTCATCACTGCTGTGTGCCACATTGTACAAATAATTCCAAGACAAAAGATGGTTACTCTTTTCATACATTCCCTAAAGACCCTTCAGTGGCAAAAAAGTGGGTGATTGCTATACGCAGAGATCAAGGTGCAGATTTTGATATCAACAAAGAGACAAGAGTATGCTCCGTTCACTTTAACGCAGACTCTTACCATCCTACCACTGCTATTCATGTTCGAAAACGTTTGCGAGGGACTGCTGTACCATCAGTATTTCAATGGACTGTACAGAAACCCGTCAGAAGGAAACTCAGCCTTCTCATGAAAAGTCCAAATTGTGGAAATGTAGAATCCAACAATACAAGTTTCCCagaaaaacatgttttggaAAGCTGTAATAATGATTGTGATGAGCCTTTGCTTGTAGACCAGCCTTTTAGTAGTGAGGATAGTTTAACAAATGTGGATTGGGCTGAATCTCCAGACAAGAGTAAATTAAAAGAAACCAACAGTGTTCTACTTCACATTAGGAACAAAGAGAAGTTTTCAATTCTACGGTTTTGTAATTCCGATTCTGATATCAGATATTACACAGGATTTTCATCATACCTAGCCTTACACTGTTTCTTCACATTCTTACAACCGGCTTGTAGCTTTTTGTACTATGTAGGGACAGACAACACATCTGAAGGGACACCTTACATATTTCTCAACAAACGTGGAAAGTCCAGATCCTTGTCGCCTATGGAAGAGTTATTTGTAACTCTTGTTCGTCTTCGGAAAGGTTTACCAGAAAAACATTTAGGTGACCTGTATAACCTTTCTGAGGGACATGTGTCAAAAATACTCAACACTTGGATTGCTTTTCTTGACAACAGACTGTCTTCGCTACCAATTTGGCCACAAAGAGATCATGTGAATAACACCATGCCAGCAATTTTCAAGACATATTTTTCCTCTACTCGAACCATAATTGACTGCACAGAAATATTCATAGAACACCCATCTGCCTCGGAGTGTCAGCGGGAGACATTTTCCTCGTACAAACATCACAACACTGCAAAGGGTCTCATTGCCATCGCACCAAGTGGCCAAATCACATTTATTTCTCCGCTCTACTCTGGGCGATGTTCAGACAAGAAAATAATTCGCCATTGTGGATTGTTGGACCTGATAGAGGAAGGAGATGGTGTCATGGTTGATCGCGGCTTTGACATTACAACAGATCTTGAAAACAGGGGTGCTCACCTTATAATGCCTGCCTTTTTAAGTGGAAAAGACCAATTCACTCCTGATCAGTTATCTCAATCCAGAGAAATAGCAACAGTGCGCGTCCATGTTGAGAGGGCTGTGAGGAAGatcaaagaatttgaaattctGAGACACACAGTTCCCATCACATTGTGTCCTATGCTTGAAAAGATATGGAATATTTGTGGACATTTGGCTAATTTCTCAGGGAGTGGAACATTGTTTAGACAACCCAAAGATGTCTCCACTTGTAAAGAATAA
- the LOC117330465 gene encoding uncharacterized protein LOC117330465 yields the protein MSRKRNHEEMNQSASTDRTLHCVCKTPEDPEKIMVRCDLCDDWFHPSCVNLDEEEAKNIAKWFCPGCCELMKINPLISKKGLLSFQGRVAPTTGWGEDFPIEDIDESVLDFVKTKRHRVEGWTLFREGKITGLSSTTTGNLIYFRGQCQAAMKQKTYNIYMCLKHGGTKLKWGTCSCPAGIDGQCKHLVATLFCLIDFHRQDVKTMPDVKTCTDKLQLWHVRKPTSDEPLLFRDINFVKHDPFKTVKKDLCAAAATHNPVPEFARSVTGNDLTKLVNLFDASGLNLPVLDTIRENNFKPVACRQRCDVNLDADLFEMVDNTSFSEIELPQALKSDIQQHYLVNVSVDTQRAKFIEKNTRLQSKTSFWFNERQYRITASNFGVFCRLKNTTDPVNTFQQKKKFFTSKSVRHSINYEAQALALYQKEKPCASSPVGLVVNPKLPHLGVTPDRLVKVNNEIRLVEIKCPYSVFKKKTSILSQMKEKNFYLEKNPTTGEIQLKKSHDYFYQVQGQLNLCGIEKCDFVVFVPPEDIAIVEIHRDSEFFCSNMLPKLNSIYFSHLLPHFVDCLRTKDQ from the coding sequence ATGTCTCGAAAAAGAAATCATGAGGAGATGAACCAGTCTGCATCTACTGACCGTACACTGCACTGTGTTTGCAAGACCCCAGAAGATCCAGAAAAAATAATGGTTAGATGTGATCTCTGTGATGATTGGTTCCATCCATCTTGTGTTAATCTTGATGAAGAAGAAGCTAAGAACATTGCAAAATGGTTTTGTCCTGGCTGCTGTGAACTAATGAAAATAAACcctttaatttcaaaaaaaggACTCCTTAGTTTTCAAGGACGCGTGGCACCAACGACAGGATGGGGTGAAGATTTCCCTATTGAGGACATCGATGAAAGTGTTCTTGACTTTGTGAAAACAAAACGCCACAGGGTTGAAGGCTGGACACTATTCCGAGAGGGAAAAATAACAGGTTTGAGCAGTACCACAACTGGAAACTTGATATATTTCAGAGGTCAATGCCAAGCTGCAATGAAGCAGAAAacttataacatatacatgtgcCTGAAACATGGAGGAACAAAATTAAAGTGGGGGACATGCTCATGTCCAGCAGGAATAGATGGGCAATGTAAGCACCTTGTAGCCACATTGTTCTGTCTTATTGACTTTCACCGCCAGGATGTAAAAACAATGCCCGATGTGAAAACATGCACAGACAAGTTGCAATTGTGGCATGTTAGAAAACCAACGTCTGATGAGCCTCTTCTGTTCAGAGACATCAACTTTGTCAAACATGATCCGTTTAAGACCGTGAAGAAGGATTTGTGTGCAGCTGCAGCTACTCATAACCCTGTGCCCGAGTTTGCCAGATCTGTTACAGGTAATGATCTAACCAAACTTGTTAACCTGTTTGATGCATCAGGTTTAAACCTTCCAGTGTTGGACACCATTCGAGAAAACAATTTCAAACCTGTGGCATGTAGGCAACGCTGTGATGTAAACCTAGACGCAGATTTGTTTGAGATGGTTGACAATACTAGCTTCAGTGAAATAGAATTGCCACAGGCACTCAAATCAGACATCCAGCAACATTACCTAGTTAATGTGAGTGTAGACACCCAAAGAGCCAAGTTCATAGAGAAAAATACAAGGCTACAGAGCAAGACTTCATTCTGGTTTAATGAGAGACAATACCGTATTACTGCATCTAACTTTGGTGTTTTTTGTCGCCTGAAAAATACAACAGACCCTGTGAATACGTTTCAACAAAAGAAGAAGTTTTTCACGTCAAAAAGTGTCCGTCACAGTATCAATTATGAAGCTCAAGCCTTGGCTTTGTATCAAAAGGAAAAACCATGTGCTAGTTCACCAGTTGGTCTTGTTGTAAACCCCAAACTACCCCATCTTGGAGTGACACCTGATAGACTAGTAAAAGTCAACAATGAGATTAGACTGGTGGAAATCAAATGTCCATACTCTGTATTCAAGAAGAAGACAAGTATATTATCACAAATGAAGGAGAAAAActtttatttggaaaaaaacccGACAACTGGTGAAATCCAACTCAAAAAATCCCACGACTACTTTTATCAAGTGCAAGGACAACTGAATTTGTGTGGAATAGAGAAGTGTGACTTTGTAGTATTCGTTCCTCCGGAAGACATTGCCATAGTAGAGATACATCGTGATTCAGAGTTTTTCTGTTCTAATATGTTGCCTAAACTCAACAGTATCTATTTCAGCCATTTGCTCCCACATTTTGTTGATTGTCTCCGCACAAAAGATCAGTGA
- the LOC117330468 gene encoding uncharacterized protein LOC117330468 — MAEAMIGKMNINTEITKQHIGLRHILKNAEKHELAFQEIFNCSAACGGSTFSKAVFRMPYFGIDECQTSDPPEPWMSTVCRMKDVFDYDILAKLLDDPNFDTNIKTNYDDLVKFIEDKNQHEVCLQKMCQSKCSDGALVVTKTDIAYALAVHLFAPLSNLQKSCILDNHSEGFPKSCPGGCGRSVAKGTTGIGAAQTWHGYADISVNQTVPVKVLSEEPHDLSVDEEQLDQSDSEDSYDSITATRTPFYQRTDPISEVLAMTITNGFAQVNENNSLTNFLIPSIACSIEDVMVFTYDSQNDLLACIPEHFRLWSRTDKHHFDISSIVRIWLYLNFRTFMRPSILESFVIEKSNFHKIAPLRHYQQYSKCGVIDFSSKDKTPRVRETQSARKRRHSDDVSR, encoded by the exons ATGGCGGAAGCTATGATCGGCAAGATGAACATCAACACGGAAATAACCAAGCAACATATAGGCCTACGACATATTTTGAAGAATGCAGAAAAACATGAATTAGCATTTCAGGAAATATTTAATTGTAGTGCGGCATGTGGTGGATCCACTTTCTCAAAAGCAGTTTTCAGAATGCCCTATTTTGGAATAGATGAATGCCAAACTTCCGACCCACCAGAACCGTGGATGAGCACCGTTTGTCGAATGAAAGACGTTTTTGACTATGATATTCTTGCAAAGTTGCTTGATGATCCAAATTTTGACACGAATATCAAAACCAATTACGATGATCTCGTCAAGTTTATTGAAG ATAAAAATCAACATGAAGTATGCCTTCAGAAAATGTGCCAATCTAAGTGTAGTGATGGAGCATTAGTTGTGACAAAGACTGATATAGCTTATGCTTTAGCTGTCCATTTGTTTGCCCCATTAAGTAACCTCCAAAAAAGCTGCATCCTTGATAACCATTCTGAGGGATTTCCCAAGAGCTGTCCTGGAGGCTGTGGAAGATCTGTAGCAAAAGGAACTACTGGCATCG GAGCTGCCCAGACATGGCACGGATATGCTGATATTAGTGTCAATCAGACAGTTCCAGTGAAAGTCTTATCTGAAGAACCACACGACCTTAGTGTGGATGAAGAGCAACTAGACCAAAGTGACAGCGAAGATTCATATGACTCAATAACAGCAACAAGGACTCCATTTTATCAGAGAACTGATCCAATCTCTGAAGTGTTAGCTATGACAATCACTAATGGCTTTGCACAGGTCAATGAAAATAATTCTTTGACAAATTTTTTAATCCCATCAATTGCTTGCTCTATTGAAGATGTAATGGTCTTTACTTATGACTCCCAGAATGATTTACTTGCATGCATACCAGAACATTTTAGATTATGGAGTAGGACAGATAAGCATCATTTTGATATATCTTCAATTGTGCGTATTTGGCTGTATCTGAATTTTCGAACATTCATGCGACCATCAATATTGGAAAGTTTTGTGAtagaaaaatcaaattttcacaAGATTGCCCCTCTCCGTCATTATCAACAATACTCAAAATGTGGTGTAATAGACTTCAGCAGTAAAGACAAAACACCACGTGTGCGAGAAACACAGTCTGCAAGAAAAAGAAGACATTCAGATGATGTATCTCGATAA